From Bacteroidota bacterium, the proteins below share one genomic window:
- a CDS encoding pyruvate kinase, producing the protein MNSKCGKTKIVCTIGPSVATVDKIVQLIQAGMDSTRLNFSHGTHNEHLDYIQNIRKAAKITRQNIAIIQDLQGPKIRIGKLHTEPIVVNKNDKIIITTDSDLYSDKSSKLKILTTYLN; encoded by the coding sequence ATGAACTCTAAATGTGGTAAAACCAAAATCGTATGTACAATCGGTCCCTCTGTTGCAACGGTTGATAAAATCGTACAACTGATACAGGCGGGAATGGATTCAACTCGTTTGAATTTTTCGCACGGTACACATAACGAGCATCTCGATTACATCCAAAACATCCGGAAAGCCGCGAAAATTACTCGCCAGAACATTGCGATTATTCAGGATTTACAAGGACCGAAAATCAGAATCGGGAAACTACACACAGAACCTATTGTGGTTAACAAGAACGATAAAATTATTATCACAACGGATTCTGATCTCTATTCAGATAAAAGTTCGAAGTTAAAAATCCTCACAACTTATTTGAACTGA